In Nostoc sp. CENA543, the following are encoded in one genomic region:
- a CDS encoding NAD(P)/FAD-dependent oxidoreductase, protein MFDADVIIIGGGPAGSTLGCLIANGNHTAIIIEREIYPREHVGELLTPSVNAILHRIGLLSKVDAAGFVRREGIGWTTPRTSETKILTIPVAEYPAPRALRCYGFNVERHIFDTMLLQHARERGVQILDRTTVLRVVFENGRAIGVEVQQLDGTIRVLTGRLIVDASGQRCLLSTQLKLVERDPLRRQCAMYAWFRNVEPNHTSKNTYAFFHILNHYRAWSWQIPLRDEVYSIGLVAACNSFPKINTSKDDFFKYFIRQNYIFTHMMANAQRICPWHVVSNYSYRIHQLYGRGWMLIGDASGFIDPVFSSGVDIAMHSSVFAYEALLPLLLLGHWSDTDEEFALSKYERRLRQGTDVWANAVDLFYKSPHSLRKILRYQPSISRICRFLQGNPYEVQNQLIVQHLVAQV, encoded by the coding sequence ATGTTTGATGCGGATGTCATTATAATTGGCGGTGGACCTGCTGGCTCGACGCTAGGCTGTCTCATTGCCAATGGGAATCACACAGCCATCATTATCGAGCGAGAAATTTACCCCCGCGAGCATGTTGGCGAACTTCTCACTCCATCAGTTAATGCTATCTTACATCGTATTGGACTACTCTCCAAAGTTGATGCAGCGGGCTTTGTTCGCCGTGAGGGAATTGGATGGACAACACCACGCACCTCAGAAACAAAAATCTTGACGATTCCAGTGGCGGAATATCCAGCACCACGAGCACTTCGTTGCTATGGCTTTAATGTTGAAAGACATATCTTTGACACAATGCTACTCCAACATGCACGTGAACGAGGAGTTCAGATTTTAGATAGAACAACAGTCCTCCGAGTGGTTTTTGAGAACGGGCGTGCTATTGGCGTTGAAGTCCAGCAGTTAGATGGTACTATTCGAGTTTTAACAGGCAGATTAATCGTTGATGCATCAGGTCAACGGTGTTTACTTAGCACTCAATTAAAGCTAGTAGAACGTGATCCTCTACGACGACAGTGTGCCATGTATGCATGGTTTCGTAATGTGGAGCCAAATCATACGAGTAAGAACACATATGCCTTCTTTCACATATTAAATCATTACCGAGCTTGGAGCTGGCAAATCCCATTACGTGATGAAGTTTACTCCATAGGTCTTGTTGCTGCATGTAATAGTTTCCCAAAAATAAACACGAGTAAAGATGATTTCTTCAAATATTTCATTCGACAGAATTATATTTTTACGCATATGATGGCAAACGCGCAGCGAATTTGTCCATGGCATGTAGTAAGTAATTATAGCTACCGAATCCATCAGCTGTACGGTAGAGGATGGATGCTTATTGGTGATGCGTCAGGATTTATTGATCCTGTCTTTTCATCAGGAGTAGATATTGCAATGCATTCATCTGTATTCGCCTATGAAGCCCTCCTACCATTACTTTTGCTTGGTCATTGGAGCGATACAGACGAAGAATTCGCTTTATCGAAATATGAAAGGCGTCTGCGGCAAGGTACAGATGTGTGGGCCAATGCTGTTGACCTCTTCTATAAGTCACCGCATAGCTTACGAAAGATTCTTCGGTACCAACCATCTATTTCACGAATCTGTCGATTTTTACAAGGAAATCCCTATGAAGTTCAAAATCAACTGATTGTTCAACATCTTGTTGCTCAGGTGTAG
- a CDS encoding recombinase family protein, translating into MAIYAYLRVSSDKQDVHNQRHGILEYANIHALSPIQFVEDTISGREKWLERGVGQLLNQTAQAKDIVIFSEVSRMARSTLQVLEMLECCVRRGINVHIAKQGMVLDDSMQSRITATVLGLAAEIERELIVLRTTEALAKRKAEGKTLGRPKGRQSAHLKLDTREAEIRSYLAKGISKRSIAKLVDCSPSTLYDWLSRKHLHPRHDKLVEKS; encoded by the coding sequence ATGGCCATTTACGCTTATCTGAGGGTCTCCAGCGACAAACAAGACGTACACAACCAACGACATGGCATTTTAGAATATGCCAATATCCACGCTTTAAGTCCCATCCAGTTTGTAGAGGACACAATTTCTGGACGGGAGAAATGGTTAGAGCGAGGTGTAGGACAACTACTGAATCAAACAGCCCAAGCAAAAGATATAGTCATTTTTTCAGAAGTTAGTCGGATGGCACGCTCCACCCTACAAGTATTAGAAATGCTGGAGTGTTGCGTGCGTCGAGGAATCAACGTCCATATCGCCAAACAAGGTATGGTACTGGATGACTCAATGCAAAGCCGAATTACAGCAACGGTTTTAGGCTTGGCAGCAGAAATCGAACGGGAATTGATTGTACTCAGAACAACCGAAGCACTAGCTAAACGTAAAGCTGAAGGAAAAACTTTAGGGCGACCCAAAGGACGACAATCTGCACATTTGAAACTGGACACCAGGGAAGCAGAAATTCGCAGTTATTTAGCCAAAGGAATCAGCAAACGCTCAATTGCCAAACTGGTCGATTGTTCACCTTCCACCCTCTACGATTGGTTGTCACGCAAACATCTCCACCCACGCCACGATAAATTGGTGGAGAAATCATAG
- a CDS encoding DDE-type integrase/transposase/recombinase, with amino-acid sequence MPIDAIVDLRRRLDQLPPRSPSRRELVQEIAQLYGISEDTVYRTLRSGNVVRPVRRVDCDVPRVIPKGTLERYCEIIAAIKIRTSNRKGRHLSTVQAIRLLEEDGINTPDGHLRVPVGLLKPTTVNRYLNKWGYDRDTLLRQPPAVRFQAEYSNQCWHFDLSPSDLKHVKAPAFLEPGRGHPLLMLYSVVDDRSGVAYQEYHCVYGEDVEAALRFMFAAMSPKPGSDFPFQGIPQMLYMDNGPIAKSLVFQKVMGYLGIEVRTHLPAGKDGQRVTARSKGKVERPFRTVKEMHETLYHLHEPETEAEANAWLMKFLLHYNSRPHRSEPHSRLDDWLLHLPKAGIRQMCTWERFCTFAREPERRKVGIDAHVMVEGVAYEVEPDLAGETVVLWWGLFDNELYVEHKERRYGPFLPVDGPIPLHRYRSFKKTRTQKRAERIESLAKELSLPNSVIGKGNNPDFGSNTTPLKVQPFVDPNPFQELTFSTVIAAKLAIADYLARPLAKLTPEQMAYIDAVLVTTLNKQEVIKQIRDFFHPLSGTSDVE; translated from the coding sequence ATACCAATTGATGCAATCGTAGACCTACGTCGCCGCTTAGACCAACTACCACCGCGCAGTCCATCTCGTCGGGAATTAGTCCAAGAAATAGCTCAACTGTATGGCATTTCTGAAGATACAGTGTATCGAACACTACGATCCGGGAATGTAGTTCGCCCAGTACGTCGCGTTGATTGTGATGTACCGCGTGTAATTCCAAAAGGAACTCTTGAGCGATACTGCGAAATTATTGCTGCGATTAAAATACGTACATCTAACCGCAAAGGTCGCCATTTATCTACCGTACAAGCAATTCGCTTATTGGAAGAAGATGGCATCAACACACCAGATGGTCATCTTCGCGTTCCAGTAGGTTTGCTCAAACCAACCACCGTCAATCGTTATCTCAACAAATGGGGCTACGACCGCGATACCCTTCTACGGCAACCGCCTGCTGTTCGCTTTCAGGCAGAATATAGCAATCAATGTTGGCATTTTGACCTCAGCCCATCAGACCTCAAGCACGTTAAAGCACCAGCCTTCCTAGAACCGGGGCGGGGGCATCCCTTGTTAATGCTTTATAGTGTTGTGGATGACCGAAGTGGTGTTGCATACCAAGAATACCACTGTGTTTACGGTGAGGATGTGGAAGCAGCACTGCGGTTTATGTTTGCTGCCATGTCACCCAAACCGGGGAGCGACTTTCCCTTTCAAGGCATTCCCCAAATGCTGTACATGGACAATGGCCCCATTGCTAAGAGCTTAGTGTTTCAAAAAGTCATGGGTTATTTGGGGATTGAAGTACGTACTCATTTACCTGCGGGCAAAGATGGGCAACGAGTGACGGCTCGTTCTAAGGGGAAAGTGGAAAGACCCTTTCGCACGGTCAAAGAAATGCACGAAACCCTTTACCACCTGCATGAACCGGAGACGGAAGCTGAGGCGAACGCTTGGTTGATGAAGTTTTTGCTCCATTACAATAGCCGACCCCATCGCAGCGAACCTCATTCCCGGCTGGACGATTGGCTCTTACACTTACCCAAGGCGGGAATTCGACAAATGTGTACCTGGGAACGTTTTTGTACATTTGCACGCGAACCAGAACGTCGCAAAGTCGGCATCGATGCTCACGTTATGGTTGAGGGGGTGGCTTATGAGGTTGAGCCAGATTTGGCTGGAGAAACTGTAGTTTTGTGGTGGGGTTTATTTGACAACGAATTGTACGTAGAACACAAAGAACGGCGCTATGGACCATTTCTACCTGTAGATGGGCCAATCCCCCTACATCGCTACCGTAGTTTTAAGAAAACACGTACACAGAAACGGGCAGAGCGAATTGAATCTTTAGCTAAAGAGTTGTCTTTACCGAATTCTGTGATTGGTAAAGGCAATAACCCAGATTTCGGGAGTAATACAACCCCACTAAAGGTGCAGCCTTTTGTTGACCCTAACCCATTTCAAGAACTGACATTCAGCACGGTGATTGCAGCCAAATTAGCGATCGCTGATTATTTGGCACGCCCATTAGCAAAACTTACCCCTGAACAAATGGCTTATATTGATGCGGTTCTGGTGACTACTCTCAATAAGCAGGAGGTAATCAAACAAATTCGAGATTTCTTCCACCCCTTATCAGGTACGAGCGATGTTGAGTGA